A window of Nocardiopsis sp. Huas11 genomic DNA:
GCAGGCGGGCTTCCTGGCGGAGGCGATCCCGGCCAGGGACGGCCCCCGCCAGGGCCTGGCAGAGCGCGCGGCTCGCCAGCGGTCAGTGCGCCAGCGGGCTCGGGCGCCTCGTGGCGTGGCCGGTACCACCACGCCTGCGACTGGAGCGGCTGCAGACCGCCCGACGGCTTGGGCTTGTAGCGGGGCAACTTGCGGCCAGGCGTCTTCTCCCGAGAGAACTGCCACCGCAACGACGACGCCGGAGCACGCGGCATCCGCACGTTTCCGACCGAGCGGAACGCCATCATCCACGCGATGTTCTTCAGCATCGCGGCGATCGGCGAGGTGCCGGGGTTGGGCTGCCACACCAGCTTCATCACCCAGGCGCTGATCCGGATCTGCACGTACAGCAGCACCAGGAGCAGCATGATGTTCATCAACCAGCCCGCATCCGCCACATCCCCCGGGTCCGTGGGAGAGGCGAGCACCGTGCTGGCCAACGCGATGCTCTGCGCTCCGGGGCCGGTGTCCAAAACCAGTGAGGGCTCGTGCGCGGCTGCGTCGATGGAGCCCATCGGGCCGAAGAAAGTCATCTGGCCCTCGAAGAACAAACGGGCCATCGCGATGAACACGATGGACTGGGCGATCGGGATCGCGCACAGCCCCGCCATCGACTTCCACCACAGCTCCGCGATCCGATTCGTGTGCGGCAGGGCGTGAAACATCAGCAGCAGCGGTGCCCCGATCACCAGGACGATCACCATGCAGATCCGTACCGCCTCGGTGAGCATCCACACCACCAGCAGCACCACGACCACCACCAGGAGCAGGATGGAGAAGACGAGCGCTTCCTGCAGGATCACGTCCATCCGGTCACGGAGATTGACCGCCGCTTCACGGGCGTCGATGCCCTGCGCCCCGACCGCGGCGGCGATCTGGTTGGAGGCGGACACCATCTCCTCGGACACCCACAGCGAGAAGTTCGACGCCACGAACGCGAAGACAGCCCGGGGCAGGATGTCGGCGGCCGAGTAGCGGCTCTGCACCGTCTGGTAGCACATGGCCACCAGACCCCCCGCCACGATCAACAGCACGAAGAGAACATTCGACGTGCCGAGAATGCCGTCGTGCAGAGCCTCCATGCCCGCCGTCGGTTCCGGGGTGTGGAACGCCTTCTGCGCCAGCCACCCCAGGGCGGGGTTGAGCCCGGAGACGACGAAGTCAGCGAACCAGTTCGACACGTGGCAGCCGGGGTCGACAATCCCGCAGTCGAACACCTTGCCGTCCGTGTCCAGCTCCACCGGCTCATCAGACGGGCCCTGCTGCTCGCGCAGCGGAGGCTCTCCCTCGCGCGGGTCCTCCGGCGGTGGGAGCGGGTCATCGGTGATCTCCGGTGCCGGTCCCGTTTCCTCAGGTTCGGGCTCCGGTGCGGGCGCGGTCCCGGGGTCTTCCGGTGGCGGCAGCGGATCGTCCGAGGGCGGAGGCAACGGCTCGTCCGACGGCGGCCCCGGTTCGACCGGCGCCCGCCACGGTGCGGGGTTCACCCACCGCTCCCAGTCGCTCCCACCGAGACGATCCAGTCCAGGATGTCCATCAACACCGTCGCCAGGATCGCGATCCCATAGCCGATCGCCGCCCCGGACAGCGCCCTCTTGGCCCCGTCGATCTGACCCGGTTCGCCGTTGGCGGCCAGCCACCGCACCCCCGCGATCGTCAGGAACAGCGTCCCCAGCGCGCTGGCCAAAGCGATGATCACCAGCCGAATCCGATCCACGACCCGGCGCAGCTCAGCCGTCTGCGTGGCCGCCGACTCCTCATCGGCGGTTTCCGCCCACACCCACGCGGCCTCATCACCCACCGCCACCCACCACACCGCCACAGCGGCCACGGCCACCACCTGCCACCGCACCCGGCGCCACGAGGCGCCCCGCACTGATGCCCTCACCCGATCCCCCTCCTACCGGTCCGCTGCCGGGGCACCAGGCGCTCGGCGCCATGCGCCCGAGGCCCAGTGCCCGTATCTGCTCCCCTAACAAGCCACCGGAAAGGGCCGATACGACATCGACGCCGTGAGAATTTTCGGCTCGGCCCCCGAACCGAGGCGTCCGCGGCAACGCGCGGGGGGTTCCCCAGGCCGGACGAAGGCGTCAGCAATCACCACCTCGCCCGCATCCACTGCCGCCACCAATCGGGCTTCGGCGCGCTCGCGGCGCTTGGCCACGGCCCGGTAGGACACCCCCAGGTCCTTCGCCGCCTCGGCCAGGGGGAGGCCTTCCATCCGCGTCTGGAAGATCAGCCGCGCCTCGACACGTGAGAGCACCCCGGAGCGCACCGCGGCGGCGAACAGCATCTCGACGCTGCCCTCTTCACCAGAGGTGGACGCCGCCAGCCGAGTCGACTCGCTCGTCGGGCGAGGCGCGTTCTCCTCACGCCTGCGCGTGGAGAGCGCGACACGGTGGGCGGACCGTGTCAGGTACCAGGCGAGACCGGCGTAGGCGGTGTTGATGGTGCGGACCCGGTGGATTGCCTCGGCCACGATCGCGGACTCCACCTCGTCCACGCCTGCCGGCGTCAGCCCTCGGCACGCGCGTCGAGCGATCGATCGCAGCGCGGGCATGCACAACCCCAGTACGCCGACCATCCAGTCCTGGGAGAAGCGAGCCCCTCGGACGGCGTGGCGCAGCACCGCGTCCTTCACCTCATGCGGGCTGTTCTCATCCATCAGGACTTCCCGCAGCTCGTACAGCGAATAGGTCCGGTCCTGGAGCCAGGAGTGGACCGTGGATCCGGTCAGGGTCAGGTGCGTGGGTGCCAGATGAGTGAAATGGTTTTCGATGACGGTCAGCGGCGACAGAGAATAAGCCATGAGTCCCCCAGAAGTACCAACGGGAAGCGACAAGAGAACTCAACACCACCGTTGACTCAGGCCCTACTCAGAGCATTCTCAGCCGGATCTCAATCCGCACTCAAGGCGTTCTCACACAACCCAAGGGAGAGTAAAGTTTTCAGGCCGTCGACATCAGAGGGACACGCCGAGCAACAGCCCACCGCACTCGTAAGATGGCGCTTCACCTGCACAGATGCACTCTCTCCCAGGACTCACACAGGAGGGATGAGCACGTTGCGAGTGGACTGAGAGGAGCATCTTGATATTTTCTCGACACACCTCCGAGCCCGAGAATCACTCAACTGCCAAGCGTGTACTCACGGGAAGCTCACTCCGAACTCAACGGCTCCCGAAGGGGAATCAGAGGTGTTGTCCTTCCTGGCATATTTCGGCAGTTGTTGTGCCGCGTAAGAACCCAAGGGGCAAGCAGGATCACTGCGATCAACCGCCATGGTCGGCGCTTCATTCCGGGAATCACGAGAAGCAGCGAGGGCCGAAGGTTCGCAATGTCGGAATAGAAGGCTGTGCTTTGCCGTGTCCTCGCCCCAACACATGAGGCAACTCAGAAGCCGGTTCTGGTCAACGATCTGACACAGCGTGAGCGTGAGGGTCGGGCTACGGTGGCACGCTCACTGACGCGCCCCACTCTTGGCGCACGCTCGGGCGGGTCGGGGGCAGACCAAGGGCTCAGGAGGCACTGAGCAGGGCAGTAGTTCCAACGTTGGGAGACGGGACCGGCCCCTGCCTCGCGATGCGCCAGGGGCCGGTTCATACGCTCTGGGGCTTTGCGACAGGACTGCGCCTCACCCTTGGCGGCGGTGGTACTCCTCCATCGCCTCAGGCGTGTTCAGCGGGGAGGGCACCCAGGCGACGTCGACCTCAACCTCGCGGTTCTGGATGCGCCGCTCCTCCTCGGTGAGGTACTCCTCGGGGATGTCGAACTCGCCGTCGCGGGCCCCCAGGACGAAGGCCTCCCACTCGGCGGGAGTGAAGAACAGCGTGCCCTTCTCCGGGGTCTTGCCGTCACGGACAGCCCGGAAATCGTCGTCGAAGCGGGCCACCTCGACGACCGCCTCGGAGTCGTCCCTGGACAGCGAGGAACGCATCCACACCGCGTGGGTGGTGTCGTGCCACTTCTCGTTGCCCATCGCCTCTGGAGGGAGCCCCAACTTGGCCTGGTCACTCATTGGATCTCCCCCTGCGGTGGTTCTGGTACGTACTGCATAGCAACGGGAGCCCAGATGGGCCCGGACGCGGGCTTGGCCCCCCGCCAGCTCCAGCGGCAGAGGGCCGAGTTGCTCCGAGGTTACCCACGCAGCGCCGTTACTACTGCTGTCCACTCTTCGGCAGGAACATCAAGGTGTCCTAGATCCCGGTTCTTGGTGTCACGGATCCTTGTCATGGGCCCCTCCGCTACTTCGACGCAGTTGCCTCCACGGCCGTCAGTGTAGGTCGACGTGTGCCAGGCCGGCTCGTTCATGGTTTTCCTTCGCCTTACTGATCAGCTCGATCGTCGCCTGGGACGATAGCGCTTCAGCCTGCATCGCGCTGAAGAGGGTCAACGTCTCGTTGACGAGATCGAGGGACTCCAGAATCTCACCCCCCACCGCGTGTTCGGCGTAGAGGACCATCCGGCGCTTGTCCAGCGACACGACTCTGAAGGGAGCGCACAACCCTGGGTGGCGGGTCAACGGGAGCGCTTGGAACCGGATCGTACCGCTCTCGACCAGTTGCAGGATCCATTGAAGCTGGTCTGAGAGGATCTTCGACGATCCGATCGGCCTGTGCACCACGGCTTCGTCTACTACGAACCACAGCGTCGTCTTGCGGTCGCGCAACTCACCGAGTCGAGCCATGCGCGCAGTAACGAGGTCTTCGACTTCGTCCAGGCTGGCTTGAGGGTTGCGAGCCTTGATCAGGACACGGGCGTAATCAGGGGTTTGGATCAGGCCGGGGAACAAGATGGACTGATACTCCCGAATTTGGGCGGCTTTCCTCTCCAAGGCCAGGGCACTCCGGAAGTCCTCGTGAACACGCCCCTCTCGCTGGGTGTCGACCCAGAAGTTGATGAGTTCGCCGTTGGTTTCAAAGAGGTCGTCCAGTTTGTCCACATAGGGGCGTTTTGGTGCGCGAGTGGCTCGCTCGATCTGGCCGACCAGAGAGCCAGTCACTCCAAGCCGCTTACCTACCTGAGCCAAGGAAAGACCCTGCTCGTTGCGGAGCCGCCGCACCTCCTTGCCGAACGGAATCCACTTGCGCTTGACACTGTCAGCCATGGCAACATTCAACAACAAAATGGAACACACGGGTACCCCGAAGGTCAGGAAAAAACAGTTCTCTTGTTCCTGTAGACCTCTTACCTGGGGTTGTGCATAGTCACGATGTAACGCCTCGCAGCGTCACGCCGCCCGGTTCCTTTAGACCGGGGAGTACCCCACCGGGAGGAACGAACCGTCGACAGGTTCCGGGAGACCTGGTGGAGCTGGCTACCTCACCCCTGGCATTCGGGAGGTGGCCAGCACACACCCGCCTTGGCCTTTTAGGGGCTGGGGCCAGGGCACACCCGCACGAAAGACGCCCCGGTGCCGTGACAGCGGCTCCGGGGCGTGAAGGCCCCACCTGACCTGAAATGACCTGAGGTGAGACACCGTGGAGTTTAGCAACCCAGCCTCGGCAGAGGAACGGCTCCTCGTGACCGCGCTGCTGAACCCTCCGTTGGCCATGGCGCTCGTCCGATACCGCCAGCGACGTGGCATCCCGAACGTGCCGACTCCGCCGCTTCCCTCGCCGTTCGGTCGAAGCATCGCGGACCTGACGGCTTCTTCGCTGCACCAGCCGCCCGGTATCAGCGTCCTGCTCTCTATGTCTCACCCCGTGCGCGAGGTACAGAAGGTGGGGTCATGATCGCGATCAGCCCTCGGACGGGGGCTAAGATCGTCCGCCACACCTTCGAGGGACTCCCGGGCTCCGTCGGCAAAGCTCGGGAATGGGCTGAAACCCGGCTCCAGGAGCTGGGGATCAAAGTGCCTGACCAGTTCATGCTGGTCCTGTCCGAACTGGCGACTAACAGCATCAAGCACACCCGCAGCGGCCTCGACGGGGGTATGTTCGCGGTCCGACTCTTCGTCCATCCCGATCGGGTGCGTATCGAGGTACGTGACGATGGTCCTCTCTCCGGACGCATCCCCATACGGCGCACGCCCAGGCTCACCGCGCTCGACGGTCGGGGCCTGTTCCTCGTGGAGGAGTTTTCCACGACCTGGGGGCGGCTGCGCGCCGGGATGGGCGTCTTCGCGGAGGTGCCCCGATGAACGCCCACATCTCCCTCGTGCCCCTGTACACCCGCCCACCTCGCCCCACACGACTGGCCGTGCGCGCACTGAAGCGGATGGAGGCGGTTGTGGCAGAGGCTGGGTACCTGCCGCACGTCGATGGGGGCGACTGGTCGATCGATGCCCGCCTCTTCACTGAGCGCTCCTGGAAGGGCGGCCGCCTCCAGGGAGTTGGTGCTCGGATGGCGGCTGTGTGCCTGCGCCTGCATCAGTCCGGTGCGTGCCGCCTCGACTGGTTGGTGGAGTTCCCCGCACGCAGCCCAGCGGAATGGGCGTTGCCCAGCCACACCCGAGCCTCCCGACGCCTGGCAATCCTGGGGCCGGCAGACCGTCCGCCGCGCCCACAAGATGTGGCCTTGGTCGACTGTCTCATCGCCCAGGCGAGGGGGCGCCAGTATGAGGCATAGGCATGGCAAGCCCCTGCGGCGCACCCGAATCCCCGCAGCGGCCCATCAGGTCCGGAAGGACTTTGAGGACGCCCGTTGGGAAGCCGCCCAACACGGTCTCATCCTCACGCGGGCACGACGCCTCCTCGGAGCGGTCTACACCCTTGTGTCCCTGGACGGGGAAGCGGTGATCCTCTACGACCTGCGAGAACTCCGCGAGTACCTTGATCGGCTCGACCCACCGAGCATCCTTTGAGCTGCTGCAGGGCTCCATTCCCCAGTTCAGAGTGGCACTCCCTGCACCAGCGCTCGAGCCGCCAAGTGCCCACCCATCCCTAGATCTGCCCCGGGAGGCAACCCTGGCCTAACCCAAACCTAAAGATAATTCCGCCGTGCGAGCGGCGGAATACCTTCATGCAATCATCACCCGTTGGGGCCAAATATTTTCCTCTTGCCTTAATAGGACCTACTTGTTAGGTTCCTGGAGTGCCTTTCAATCTGAGGGCACAACACATCAAAGGAGCTTCATGGATAACACCAAACCGATCAGCCCCTACGAAACCCCGACGATCCTGGCCACACTCGACCAGGCCCAGCTCGCCGGAAGCGTTCCCGAGGACCTGACCCCGCACGTCCACGCCAGCCAGAACAGCTGACCAACAGCGGCCCGCAAGGCTTCCTGCTTTGCGGGCCGCGAGGGGACCGCTATGCGCTACAACACCTTGGGCATCCAAATCACCAACACCTGCAACATGACCTGCGCGCACTGCATCACCGACTCCTCCCCGAGCGCCCGCGGAGACCTGGCTTGGGAGGATATCCACGCCGCGATCAACAGCTCCGCACCACACATCGACGGTGTGTGCGTCACCGGCGGCGAGCCGTGGATGCGCCGCGAAACCACCCTGGCCACCATCCGCCTCACCCACAACCTGGGCCTGGTCTCCTCCATGATCAGCAACGGCTACTGGGCACGCACCAAGAACGAAGCCGTTCAGGTTTTCTCTGATCTCTCCGATGCTGGCCTTGACAAACTCGCAATCTCCTTCGACGGGTACCATAATGCTCACGAGCGCCTGACGAACATCCGTGTTCTCGAGCGTTTGCTCACGTGCGGCTCGAGCACCGGAATCCGTCTCCAGGTGCAATACTGCGGGAAAGGCGAGGATGAGGCATTCCGGCAAGTGAAGGAACTCACTGACGCCCACCAAGTAGCGCTCATCGCCTCGGGAGTGCTTCCCTTCGGCCGAGGCCGCACGCTCGCCATCATGCGCGATCCCCACATCGACAACGTCCCCGCCGATGCCTGCGGCGTCGTCGTCCGGCCGGTCCTCACTCCCGAGGGCGACCTCTACACATGTTGCGGACCGGCCCGGGGTGCACACCCGGACTCCCCTCTGCGCCTGCCGATCACGACCCCCGCGCAAACCGGTCAGGCTCTGCGTACCGCAGCGCCCAGCCCTCTGCTCAACCTTCTCCACACCCAAGGGCCCCGGGCCGCCTACGACCGGCTCTCCCCTCAAGCCCAGGAACGGGTGGCGGGCCGGTTGCTGGATGAGTCGTTCTGCTCGCTGTGCCGAGCCATCACCGACGACCCCTCCGCGGTGGCCGAACTGGAAACCGTCCTGGAGGACGACCGGTTCTTCCTCTTGGCAGCCTCGGGGTTCATGCAGGTCAACGCCCGCCGTAACCAACAGGAGGCCTTGTGACGGCACTGGTCGCTCTCGCCGGAGCATGGGCGAGAGGCACACTCGGCACAATGCAGGACGCACTGGCCCACCGTGCCACCTCGTGGGAACAGCGGACCTTGGGCGGCATCACTGCCGCTGGAGGTACGAACAGCTCTCCTCTGCCTCCGCCAGTGCTGCTGCCCTTCGAGGGCGGTGAGGGATTCGTGGTCGTCGATGCGCCTGCCTGGCTGCTCCGACAGCTTCCTTCGCCCCGGGCGTCCACGCTGACCACCATCGATAGCGTGGTGAGTTGGCTCGGACATCTGAAGGGGGATGCCCACGCGGTTGTGGTCCTGCCCGGCCATCGACTCGTCGCCTACCGGGGCCCGGCCTCCGCCCGCCCCCTCTTCTACTCAACCGGCCCCGAGGGCCGTCTGGCGGTCGCCACTCGCCCAGACGCCCTCACCAGCGCGGTACCCGCAACCGTGGACTTGGTGGGCCTAGCCGCCTATCTCATCCCCCAGATGTGCGACCCCCACGGCAGCCCGTGGCAGGGAGTGCACCGCCTACCACCCGGACACACCCTCATCCGGGACAACGGTGAGATCACCGTGACACCAGCAGAGCCCCTGGCGGCGCGGGACGTTGCCGGCGCCGACCAGGACCAGCTCGTCGGGCTATTCCGCGATGCGCTGTTCACCGCCGTCGAGCGATGTTCCGGCACATCCGACGCACTCCTGCTCAGCGGCGGCATCGACTCCTCCAGCCTGGCCGGGGTATACGCGGCCACAGGTCTCGGCCCGGTCCGCGCCTACGGCCTTACCTACACCGCGCCCCTGACCGCGTGCGATGAACGCGCCTACGCACGAGACGTCGCAGCCCTAACCGGCCTGACCTTCGAAGAGCTGCCCGCCAACGACCTGTTACCGCTATCGGCCCCCTACCCGATGGGGCACGAGCCGGAGGCGTGGTCCTACGCGGGCCGCAACTGGGCGATGCTCAACCACATCACCCAACGCCCTGTCCCACCGACCACTGTCCTCGCGGGCGAAGGAGGCGACGAGCTCCTCCTGGGCCAAGTGTTCGCCATCGCGGACCGAATCGCCCACGGCGACGCCGAAGGCGGCTGGCGAGAGGCCGACACCCTCCCCGACCCAGCCCGGGGCAGGGCCGTCCTCACCCACCTGCTCACCGGGGACTACGACACCCCCCGCGCACGCCTCCAACGCGCCCTGGGAGAAGTCCCCTCCTGGTTCACCCAGGCCTGGATGGACGAAGCCGCCGTCCTACCCCGCCTCACCTCGAGCTACCCCCAACTCGGTGAGCCCGGCAGCATGACCACCGCCTACTCACGCGGCCTGTTCGCCGAAGCCGGGGCCGCAGGCCGTGCCCAGTGCGGGGGCTGGTGGGAGGACACAGGGCGGCGAGCCGGTGTCGCGATCACCTATCCCTTCCTAGACCCGGACCTGGCTGCGCTCACCTGGTCGCTCCCGCCCGTGATGTTCCGCGACGGTGGATTGGAGAAGGCGGTCCTGCGCCAGGCCCTGGACGGATACCTACCCGAGTCCGTCGCCCGGCGCCCGGACAAGGCCGAGGCATTGACGATCCTCAACGCCGGGTTGCTCACCAACCAGGCCCAGCTCCGTGCCCTGGCCAAGGACAGCCCGCTCATCGACCTCGGCGTCCTGGACCCGCACCGCTTCGAGACCGGACTGGACCGCTACCTCAGCGGAGACCACCGGCACGCCCCGGCCCTCTGGGCGCTCCACGCCGTCCACGAATGGCTGCTCGCACACGAAAGGCATCTGCCATGAACAACCCCCGACTCGCTGCCGAGATCCAGCACACCGGCGACCACGCCGTCGTCGTGCCCGCCTGCGCCGACGCACGAGTACTCGTCGTCAATCCCGTTGCCGCTGCGATCCTGGAACAGTGCGACGGCACCGCCACCATCGAAGAGATCACCACCCAGATCACCGCCCACTACGATGCCGACCGCGACCAGGTGCACACCGACGTGATCAACCTCCTCAAGGCCGTCGATGAACACGGCCTTCTCCGGTCCTCGGCCCAGGAAGGAAGTACGGCCACCGCCTCCTGAAGAACGCCTGCATCGGGCGTGGCACAACCCAAGCACGGATAGGATCGGTGCCGTGACTGACGCGCATGAGACCACCTACGATGACCTGCCCGAACAGATGCGGGTCCGGCGCCAGAAGCTGGACCGGCTGCGGGAGGAGGGCATCGATCCCTTCCCCGTGACCTTCCCGCGGACCACGTCGATCAAGGCCGTGCGCGACAAACACACCGAACTCGACCCGGACACCCGCACTGGCGAACACGTGGCCATCGCCGGTCGGGTCATGCTCTACCGCTCCGGCGGGAAGCTGTGCTTCGCAACGCTGCGCGACGAGACCGGCGACCTCCAGAT
This region includes:
- a CDS encoding sigma-70 family RNA polymerase sigma factor, yielding MAYSLSPLTVIENHFTHLAPTHLTLTGSTVHSWLQDRTYSLYELREVLMDENSPHEVKDAVLRHAVRGARFSQDWMVGVLGLCMPALRSIARRACRGLTPAGVDEVESAIVAEAIHRVRTINTAYAGLAWYLTRSAHRVALSTRRREENAPRPTSESTRLAASTSGEEGSVEMLFAAAVRSGVLSRVEARLIFQTRMEGLPLAEAAKDLGVSYRAVAKRRERAEARLVAAVDAGEVVIADAFVRPGEPPARCRGRLGSGAEPKILTASMSYRPFPVAC
- a CDS encoding radical SAM protein — protein: MRYNTLGIQITNTCNMTCAHCITDSSPSARGDLAWEDIHAAINSSAPHIDGVCVTGGEPWMRRETTLATIRLTHNLGLVSSMISNGYWARTKNEAVQVFSDLSDAGLDKLAISFDGYHNAHERLTNIRVLERLLTCGSSTGIRLQVQYCGKGEDEAFRQVKELTDAHQVALIASGVLPFGRGRTLAIMRDPHIDNVPADACGVVVRPVLTPEGDLYTCCGPARGAHPDSPLRLPITTPAQTGQALRTAAPSPLLNLLHTQGPRAAYDRLSPQAQERVAGRLLDESFCSLCRAITDDPSAVAELETVLEDDRFFLLAASGFMQVNARRNQQEAL
- a CDS encoding PqqD family protein, which gives rise to MNNPRLAAEIQHTGDHAVVVPACADARVLVVNPVAAAILEQCDGTATIEEITTQITAHYDADRDQVHTDVINLLKAVDEHGLLRSSAQEGSTATAS
- a CDS encoding DUF397 domain-containing protein: MNEPAWHTSTYTDGRGGNCVEVAEGPMTRIRDTKNRDLGHLDVPAEEWTAVVTALRG
- a CDS encoding pilin; this translates as MRASVRGASWRRVRWQVVAVAAVAVWWVAVGDEAAWVWAETADEESAATQTAELRRVVDRIRLVIIALASALGTLFLTIAGVRWLAANGEPGQIDGAKRALSGAAIGYGIAILATVLMDILDWIVSVGATGSGG
- a CDS encoding helix-turn-helix transcriptional regulator, whose product is MADSVKRKWIPFGKEVRRLRNEQGLSLAQVGKRLGVTGSLVGQIERATRAPKRPYVDKLDDLFETNGELINFWVDTQREGRVHEDFRSALALERKAAQIREYQSILFPGLIQTPDYARVLIKARNPQASLDEVEDLVTARMARLGELRDRKTTLWFVVDEAVVHRPIGSSKILSDQLQWILQLVESGTIRFQALPLTRHPGLCAPFRVVSLDKRRMVLYAEHAVGGEILESLDLVNETLTLFSAMQAEALSSQATIELISKAKENHERAGLAHVDLH
- a CDS encoding DUF397 domain-containing protein, with translation MSDQAKLGLPPEAMGNEKWHDTTHAVWMRSSLSRDDSEAVVEVARFDDDFRAVRDGKTPEKGTLFFTPAEWEAFVLGARDGEFDIPEEYLTEEERRIQNREVEVDVAWVPSPLNTPEAMEEYHRRQG
- a CDS encoding asparagine synthase C-terminal domain-containing protein, whose product is MTPAEPLAARDVAGADQDQLVGLFRDALFTAVERCSGTSDALLLSGGIDSSSLAGVYAATGLGPVRAYGLTYTAPLTACDERAYARDVAALTGLTFEELPANDLLPLSAPYPMGHEPEAWSYAGRNWAMLNHITQRPVPPTTVLAGEGGDELLLGQVFAIADRIAHGDAEGGWREADTLPDPARGRAVLTHLLTGDYDTPRARLQRALGEVPSWFTQAWMDEAAVLPRLTSSYPQLGEPGSMTTAYSRGLFAEAGAAGRAQCGGWWEDTGRRAGVAITYPFLDPDLAALTWSLPPVMFRDGGLEKAVLRQALDGYLPESVARRPDKAEALTILNAGLLTNQAQLRALAKDSPLIDLGVLDPHRFETGLDRYLSGDHRHAPALWALHAVHEWLLAHERHLP
- a CDS encoding ATP-binding protein, which gives rise to MIAISPRTGAKIVRHTFEGLPGSVGKAREWAETRLQELGIKVPDQFMLVLSELATNSIKHTRSGLDGGMFAVRLFVHPDRVRIEVRDDGPLSGRIPIRRTPRLTALDGRGLFLVEEFSTTWGRLRAGMGVFAEVPR